A window of the Gossypium hirsutum isolate 1008001.06 chromosome A05, Gossypium_hirsutum_v2.1, whole genome shotgun sequence genome harbors these coding sequences:
- the LOC107957949 gene encoding peroxidase 9 → MAYLKVALGFLVTAFLSATVSLAHPGLGFGWGGVGAPGGQSGAPSYGLFPQFYQFSCPQAEDIVISVLEMAIAKEPRMAASLLRLHFHDCFVQGCDASILLDNSATIVSEKNSLPNRNSVRGFEVIDEIKAKLEEACPQTVSCADILAMAARGSTVLSGGPSWELPLGRRDSKTASLSTSNNNIPPPNSTLQNLITLFQRQGLDEVDLVALSGGHTIGVARCATFKQRLYNQNGNNLPDQTLERTYYYGLKSVCPKSGGDNNISPLDFGSPVKFDNLYFKLILWGKGLLNSDEVLLTGNVGNTMELVKAYAKDENLFFKQFAKSMIKMGNISPLTAFNGEVRKNCRLVN, encoded by the exons ATGGCGTATTTGAAAGTAGCTTTAGGCTTCCTAGTAACAGCTTTCCTGTCAGCCACAGTTTCTCTGGCTCACCCTGGTTTGGGTTTCGGCTGGGGAGGTGTTGGTGCGCCAGGTGGTCAATCTGGTGCACCTTCATATGGCCTTTTCCCACAGTTCTATCAGTTTTCATGCCCTCAAGCTGAGGACATCGTCATTTCAGTTCTAGAGATGGCCATAGCAAAAGAGCCTAGGATGGCTGCCTCTTTGCTAAGGCTTCATTTCCACGATTGTTTCGTGCAG GGCTGTGATGCATCCATATTGTTGGACAACAGTGCGACCATCGTTAGTGAAAAGAATTCACTACCAAACAGGAACTCCGTTAGAGGCTTTGAAGTGATTGATGAGATCAAAGCTAAACTAGAAGAAGCATGTCCCCAAACTGTTTCTTGTGCTGACATACTCGCAATGGCTGCTCGTGGTTCCACTGTCTTG AGCGGCGGACCATCTTGGGAGCTTCCACTTGGAAGAAGGGATTCAAAGACAGCGAGCCTCAGCACTTCAAACAACAACATCCCACCACCAAACTCCACTCTTCAGAACCTCATAACACTTTTCCAACGTCAAGGTCTTGATGAAGTAGACCTCGTTGCTCTCTCAG GAGGACATACCATTGGTGTAGCCAGGTGTGCGACCTTCAAGCAGAGACTCTACAACCAAAACGGAAACAACCTGCCAGACCAAACACTAGAAAGAACCTACTACTATGGCTTGAAATCTGTGTGTCCCAAGTCTGGCGGTGACAACAACATTTCACCTTTGGATTTCGGGTCCCCTGTAAAATTCGACAACCTTTATTTCAAGCTTATTTTGTGGGGAAAAGGACTGCTCAATTCGGATGAAGTGCTTTTGACAGGGAATGTTGGAAATACAATGGAGTTGGTCAAAGCTTACGCAAAGGATGAGAATCTCTTCTTTAAACAATTTGCCAAGTCCATGATTAAGATGGGCAACATTAGTCCTCTAACTGCTTTTAATGGGGAAGTAAGGAAGAATTGTCGCTTAGTTAACTAG
- the LOC107957948 gene encoding uncharacterized protein, which yields MGKQPSAWITTQQKKRWPLMILLLLSLSTLMAFLIRSTFDSCSNGSSNNVGNFIREGQAEEKGGTHHQVNHNDEAPTPNPLDFMKSKLVLLVSHELSLSGGPLLLMELACLLREVGADVVLVTNQKQTESDDIIYSLEHKMLNRGVQVFSAKGQEAIDTALKADLVVLNTAVAGKWLDAVLKEHVADVLPKVLWWIHEMRGHYFKLEYVKHLPLVGGAMIDSHTTANYWKNRTRERLGIKMPETYVVHLGNSKELMEVAENRVAKLVLREHVRESLGVKNEDLVFALINSVSRGKGQDLFLRSFHESLKLIQESKLKVPPIHAVIVGSDMNAQTKFETELRNFVSQNNMQGRVHFVNKTLTVAPYLASIDVLVQNSQARGECFGRITIEAMAFQLPVLGTAAGGTMEIVVNGTTGLLHPAGKEGVMPLSNNIVKLATNVEKRLTMGKKGYERVKERFLEHHMSERIAKVLKEILLHKAKRHSES from the exons ATGGGTAAGCAACCCAGCGCATGGATTACAACCCAGCAGAAAAAGAGATGGCCACTGATGATTCTATTACTCCTTTCTCTATCAACGCTCATGGCCTTCCTCATCAGATCCACCTTCGATTCTTGCAGCAACGGTTCTAGTAACAATGTCGGCAATTTCATCCGAGAAGGACAAGCAGAAGAAAAAGGGGGTACCCACCATCAAGTTAACCACAATGACGAAGCACCGACTCCAAATCCTCTCGATTTCATGAAGTCAAAACTCGTTCTCTTAGTCTCTCACGAACTCTCCCTTTCCGGTGGGCCTTTATTGTTAATGGAACTTGCATGTCTGCTAAGAGAAGTTGGCGCTGACGTTGTCTTGGTAACTAACCAGAAACAAACCGAATCTGATGACATCATTTACAGTTTAGAACATAAGATGTTGAATCGAGGGGTTCAG GTTTTCTCTGCCAAAGGTCAAGAAGCTATAGATACTGCTCTAAAGGCTGATTTGGTAGTTTTGAACACTGCGGTTGCTGGGAAGTGGCTGGATGCTGTTCTTAAAGAACATGTTGCTGATGTTCTTCCAAAGGTTCTCTGGTGGATTCATGAAATGCGAGGACATTACTTCAAGCTAGAATATGTTAAGCACCTCCCTTTAGTTGGAGGTGCCATGATTGATTCACACACCACAGCAAATTACTGGAAAAACCGGACTCGGGAACGATTAGG GATTAAAATGCCTGAAACATACGTTGTGCACTTAGGAAACAGCAAGGAACTAATGGAAGTGGCTGAAAATAGAGTTGCCAAACTGGTTCTCCGTGAGCATGTTCGTGAATCTCTTGGCGTGAAAAATGAAGATCTAGTCTTTGCTCTTATAAATA GTGTTTCCCGAGGGAAGGGTCAGGACCTATTTCTACGTTCATTTCATGAAAGTTTGAAGTTGATCCAGGAGAGCAAACTAAAGGTGCCACCAATTCATGCGGTGATAGTGGGAAGTGACATGAATGCTCAGACAAAGTTTGAAACAGAGCTGCGTAACTTTGTATCACAGAATAATATGCAGGGTCGAGTTCACTTTGTTAATAAAACCCTAACTGTAGCTCCCTATCTGGCTTCTATTGATGTTCTTGTTCAAAATTCTCAG GCCCGGGGAGAGTGTTTTGGAAGGATAACAATAGAAGCTATGGCCTTTCAGCTTCCTGTCCTG GGCACAGCTGCCGGTGGCACCATGGAGATAGTGGTAAACGGGACAACAGGCTTGTTGCATCCTGCTGGCAAAGAAGGCGTGATGCCCCTCTCAAATAACATCGTGAAACTAGCTACAAATGTAGAGAAGAGGCTGACGATGGGGAAGAAAGGATATGAAAGGGTGAAAGAGAGATTTTTAGAGCATCACATGTCCGAAAGAATTGCCAAGGTTCTGAAGGAAATACTGCTGCACAAGGCAAAGCGCCACTCTGAGTCTTGA
- the LOC107957946 gene encoding 26S proteasome regulatory subunit S10B homolog B, with protein sequence MSDGEDAVRRRNAIAEYRKKLLQHKEYESRVRAGRENLRAAKKEFNKTEDDLKSLQSVGQIIGEVLRPLDNERLIVKASSGPRYVVGCRSKVDKEKLTSGTRVVLDMTTLTIMRALPREVDPVVYNMLHEDPGNVSYSAVGGLSDQIRELRESIELPLMNPELFLRVGIKPPKGVLLYGPPGTGKTLLARAIASNIDANFLKVVSSAIIDKYIGESARLIREMFGYARDHQPCIIFMDEIDAIGGRRFSEGTSADREIQRTLMELLNQLDGFDQLGKVKMIMATNRPDVLDPALLRPGRLDRKIEIPLPNEQSRMEILKIHAAGIAKHGEIDYEAVVKLAEGFNGADLRNVCTEAGMSAIRAERDYVIHEDFMKAVRKLNEAKKLESSAHYSANFGKD encoded by the exons ATGAGCGACGGAGAAGACGCTGTACGACGCCGTAATGCTATTGCGGAGTACCGGAAGAAACTGCTTCAACACAAAGAGtatgaatcaagagttcgagcaG GTAGGGAGAATTTGAGAGCTGCGAAGAAGGAGTTTAACAAAACAGAAGATGATTTAAAGTCTCTTCAGAGTGTTGGACAGATCATTGGAGAAGTTCTCAGGCCTCTTGATAATGAACGCT TGATTGTTAAAGCAAGCAGTGGCCCTCGCTATGTGGTTGGTTGCCGCAGCAAAGTTGATAAGGAGAAGCTAACTTCGGGAACTAGAGTAGTTCTTGATATGACAACACTGACAATAATGCGGGCTCTTCCACGTGAG GTTGATCCAGTTGTTTACAACATGCTGCATGAAGATCCTGGTAATGTTAGCTACTCAGCTGTCGGTGGTTTATCTGATCAAATTCGAGAGCTAAGGGAATCTATTGAGCTCCCTCTCATGAATCCTGAGCTTTTCCTTAGAGTTGGGATCAAACCTCCCAAG GGTGTGCTCCTCTATGGACCTCCTGGTACAGGCAAGACATTGCTAGCTAGAGCAATAGCAAGTAATATTGATGCTAACTTCTTAAAG GTCGTTTCAAGTGCAATAATTGACAAATACATTGGAGAAAGTGCAAGATTGATACGAGAAATGTTTGGATATGCACGTGATCACCAA CCTTGCATCATCTTTATGGATGAGATTGATGCCATTGGTGGACGCCGTTTCAGTGAGGGAACGAGTGCTGATCGTGAAATACAGAGAACGTTGATGGAGTTACTTAATCAGCTTGACGGATTTGATCAGCTTGGGAAG GTTAAAATGATCATGGCCACAAACAGACCTGATGTTTTAGATCCTGCACTTCTTCGTCCTGGGCGGCTAGACCGAAAGATAGAGATTCCATTGCCAAATGAGCAATCAAGAATGGAGATCCTCAAGATTCATGCTGCTGGCATTGCCAAGCATGGTGAAATCGATTATGAGGCTGTTGTTAAACTTGCTGAG GGCTTTAATGGTGCTGATCTACGAAATGTTTGCACGGAGGCTGGAATGTCAGCAATCCGTGCAGAGCGTGATTATGTCATCCATGAAGATTTCATGAAG GCAGTAAGAAAATTGAACGAAGCTAAGAAACTGGAATCAAGTGCACATTACAGTGCCAATTTTGGGAAAGACTAG
- the LOC107957947 gene encoding TLC domain-containing protein 5 isoform X1, with amino-acid sequence MGEEYDIVNLIVLGVISWTTVFLLVRKIFSDRSFELCNRIVSTIHGILAVILASLSVEDWSCPVCPLASASTPKQRQVLAVTVAYLIYDLICCLFDVKFTLDNTVHHLVSIVGLAAGLAFQLCGSEQVAAIFITEISSPLLHARELLKEFGYRDTDLNLAADVLFAVIFSVARMVGGPYLTFVTLTANNPLLIKAMAVGLQLVSTFWFYKIVKMVKYKLTKRRKQVGMPGKLD; translated from the exons ATGGGGGAGGAATACGatattgtgaatttgattgtgttgGGAGTGATCTCATGGACGACAGTTTTTCTACTTGTCCGAAAAATCTTCTCCGACCGCTCCTTTGAACTTTGCAACCGCATTGTTTCTACAATCCATGGGATTTTGGCTGTGATTTTAGCCTCGCTCTCTGTTGAAGATTGGAGCTGCCCTGTTTGTCCTTTGGCTTCGGCTTCTACGCCTAAGCAG AGGCAAGTTTTGGCTGTTACCGTAGCTTATCTTATATATGACCTCATCTGCTGCCTCTTTGACGTCAAATTCACTCTTGACAACACAGTTCATCACTTGGTCAGCATCGTTGGTCTTGCAGCTGGCCTTGCCTTTCAATTG TGTGGATCAGAACAAGTTGCTGCCATATTCATAACGGAGATCTCAAGTCCTTTACTCCACGCCAGGGAACTGCTTAAAGAATTCGGTTACAGGGACACCGATCTCAATTTAGCAGCTGAT GTCCTATTTGCTGTAATATTCTCAGTAGCAAGGATGGTGGGTGGACCTTATCTGACTTTCGTTACTCTGACAGCTAATAACCCACTACTTATCAAG GCAATGGCTGTAGGACTTCAGTTAGTGAGTACTTTCTGGTTCTACAAGATTGTAAAGATGGTGAAGTACAAGCTTACTAAAAGAAGGAAGCAGGTGGGCATGCCTGGAAAATTGGACTGA
- the LOC107957947 gene encoding TLC domain-containing protein 5 isoform X2, translating into MGEEYDIVNLIVLGVISWTTVFLLVRKIFSDRSFELCNRIVSTIHGILAVILASLSVEDWSCPVCPLASASTPKQRQVLAVTVAYLIYDLICCLFDVKFTLDNTVHHLVSIVGLAAGLAFQLCGSEQVAAIFITEISSPLLHARELLKEFGYRDTDLNLAADVLFAVIFSVARMVGGPYLTFVTLTANNPLLIKDFS; encoded by the exons ATGGGGGAGGAATACGatattgtgaatttgattgtgttgGGAGTGATCTCATGGACGACAGTTTTTCTACTTGTCCGAAAAATCTTCTCCGACCGCTCCTTTGAACTTTGCAACCGCATTGTTTCTACAATCCATGGGATTTTGGCTGTGATTTTAGCCTCGCTCTCTGTTGAAGATTGGAGCTGCCCTGTTTGTCCTTTGGCTTCGGCTTCTACGCCTAAGCAG AGGCAAGTTTTGGCTGTTACCGTAGCTTATCTTATATATGACCTCATCTGCTGCCTCTTTGACGTCAAATTCACTCTTGACAACACAGTTCATCACTTGGTCAGCATCGTTGGTCTTGCAGCTGGCCTTGCCTTTCAATTG TGTGGATCAGAACAAGTTGCTGCCATATTCATAACGGAGATCTCAAGTCCTTTACTCCACGCCAGGGAACTGCTTAAAGAATTCGGTTACAGGGACACCGATCTCAATTTAGCAGCTGAT GTCCTATTTGCTGTAATATTCTCAGTAGCAAGGATGGTGGGTGGACCTTATCTGACTTTCGTTACTCTGACAGCTAATAACCCACTACTTATCAAG GACTTCAGTTAG